ccagccgccgcggccggaCGACACGTAGTACTGGTCGAGCTCCGGCAGGGGCAGgcagaagaagacgaagaggcAGTCGGCCAGGCGCTCCAGCCCCTGCACGGGCGGCGTGAAGAGCGCGCGCAGCACCTCGTCGGCCctcagccgcctccgccgccgcggcgccgagcCCTGGCACAGCTCCGCCggcacccgcgccgccgccgccagccacgCGCTGCTGAACACCATCCGACCAGCGCTTGATCGTCCTGATTGGCCGGCGGGTAATTAAATTGGTTGGATGCttgctttgtttttgttttatcgTGGCTCGTTGCTTGCGTGCGGGCCTGTTTGCGTGGAGTGCGGGGCGAGAGGAacaggggaagaagaagaagaggacggTCGAAGAAGCTGTGGGGCGATCGAGAATTGCGGGAGCGCGCGcggagaggggggggggggggtggagTTTATACGTCAGGCCGTTTGGTGTTTCCGTGTTGAGGCCTTGGGGGGCTTTTGTTTGTACTGTAACGTGCCGGTCGCACTCGTATGGTCGCACTCGTATCCGCCGCGCGGCCGCGCGCGGCGCAAGCGGCCTGTGAACGCAGGCGGTAAAAACCCCTTGGATTTTCCCCCCCACGGGGCCGTGTTTTGACTGGCTGGGCACGCGGCCGCCCAGGGCACGGGTGCAAGTGTTGAGCAGTCGTCCTACTCGTCCGCGAGAGTGGTCGTAGCACTCTTGTCTTGAGTCGTCCCTGTGCCGAAGGGAGACGGATTGACCCGGCAAGAAGACCACACGCCCTTCAGTACGATGTATACTCATTGCCCCCTCCCCATTGCCAGGAAATCCGTGGAAACACCGGACCATTCTACGGGTTTACCGTTCCCGCCTGTGGTTCCAAAAAGACAGGCGTCGCAGTCCTTGGCTTGAATTGCGCTTCAATTAATCAATTGTATGAACCTGTTTCCCTAGCGGCAAGGGAACACTACTAGTATGATACTAATCGTCAAAAGGCCAAACTTGTTGGAGCCCCAAAGTTGACCAAACGACTTCATTTTATTGCCATTTAGCATAATAGGATTAGTTTTGGATAATGCGCGCATGTTAGTGAGACCTCCTCACGTTTCACGCCCGAACGGGCGCATCTGACTTTCCTCGCAAGTTATGCATGTATAATACTCGGTAGATACCAACATCTTATTCTCGCCGTAAGGCAATATACCCCTATGATAATTAACAAACGACCGACCCTCAAGCTCAGAGTTGACAAAAGCAACATATAATTTGTTGCAACTTAGCATTAGCTCCGTATAATAGTCTACACGTTTCAACATCTTATTCTCGCGGTAAGGACTGCGATAAAAGAAAACCAGTGTTGATATACTATGCTGCAAGAATTAAAGCTTTGTTATCTCATCAAGATAGCATGACAAGTTATAAGGCTAATAAATTAGGGAACATACTGCTCTGTTCTGAATAGCATTGCACGGCACATTTCCCTAGTGcaacaaagagaagaaaatgacGAAAGTATGGGTAACCAGATCAACGCACGCAATCATTTCAATCTAAATAAATACAGAAAAAAGCCTGCCAGCGCTTGACTTATTCTGCGCTAATCTAGTGCTAGTAGTATCCAACAACGATGGTTTTCCATCCCGACAGATTCCGTCTCAGTCTACTCATGCAGAAAGCCTTTGTCCTCAAGGTAAGCAACCACTTGTTTCGTCATGTCAGAAGGTGAAGGGCATACGCCATCCAATTCCTTGATCTCAATCTGTATAAGAAAGCAAGTGTTCATGCTTTCGGATGAAGTAACTGGCCATCGGCCTATGCTTCAACTATGGTGTACTGTAGGAATAATCATATACGTTTGCTGCCCTCTACTGTTCTTTCTCAACTATTGATGTTTTCTGATCCTTATATGATTGACTGTGTTATAACAAAAGCAAAATGACAACCATGCTTTATTTCCTAATCCAACCAaaattgttactccctccgaccgccgaccggtattacttgtctcaaatttgcccaaatacggatgtatctatgtgtaaaaggcgtctagatacatgtaatatttcgacaagtaattccggccggagggagtattaacaTTTTAATCTAGAATATCAGTGAGACAACTGAAAAAATATAGGCCAGAAGAAACTATCCAAGAGCTAAATAATGCACATTTGGGCCATATGAAGTTGACAGCAACTAGCAAGTATAATATGATGATGTACCTCGCAATTTAATGGTGCTTCATAAGGGTCATCAATACCAGTAAAACCTGCAATTGCAGATA
This is a stretch of genomic DNA from Brachypodium distachyon strain Bd21 chromosome 1, Brachypodium_distachyon_v3.0, whole genome shotgun sequence. It encodes these proteins:
- the LOC100824269 gene encoding uncharacterized protein LOC100824269, whose translation is MVFSSAWLAAAARVPAELCQGSAPRRRRRLRADEVLRALFTPPVQGLERLADCLFVFFCLPLPELDQYYVSSGRGGWMPRRPPGAAVLYSYRRSLSVDESSPGSSSPSSWVSSSEEGLYYSDD